A portion of the Celeribacter baekdonensis genome contains these proteins:
- the glpX gene encoding class II fructose-bisphosphatase, with protein MSKPIAFYDRMLSLGLARVAEQAALASADFVGLGDEKAADQAAVNAMREQLNSLDIKGVVVIGEGERDEAPMLYIGEEVGTGEGPAVDIALDPLEGTTLTAKDMPNALTVIAMAPRGTLLHAPDVYMDKLAIGPGYAKDVISLAMSPTERVEALAKAKGVRPNQINLCVLERPRHEDLIAELRATGASIRLITDGDVAGVIHCAEAKTGIDMYMGSGGAPEGVLAASALKCMGGQMWGQLLFRNDDERGRATKAGITDFDKIYSRDELVTGDVIFAATGVTDGSIVSGIKREPGYLTTETILMRSKTGSVRHMTYRNPISNAHQL; from the coding sequence ATGTCGAAACCCATCGCTTTTTATGACCGCATGCTGTCGCTCGGTCTCGCCCGTGTCGCCGAACAAGCCGCCCTCGCCTCCGCCGATTTCGTCGGCCTCGGAGATGAAAAAGCCGCTGACCAAGCCGCCGTGAACGCCATGCGCGAACAGCTCAACTCTCTCGACATCAAAGGCGTTGTTGTGATCGGTGAGGGCGAGCGCGACGAAGCCCCGATGCTCTACATCGGCGAAGAGGTTGGCACCGGCGAAGGTCCAGCCGTGGACATCGCCCTTGATCCGCTCGAAGGCACCACATTGACCGCCAAAGACATGCCCAACGCATTGACCGTGATCGCGATGGCGCCGCGCGGCACCTTGTTGCACGCCCCTGATGTGTACATGGACAAACTGGCAATTGGGCCGGGCTACGCCAAAGACGTGATCAGCCTTGCCATGTCCCCGACCGAACGCGTTGAAGCGCTGGCCAAGGCCAAAGGCGTGCGTCCGAACCAGATCAACCTCTGTGTGCTTGAACGTCCCCGCCACGAAGACCTCATCGCCGAATTGCGTGCCACGGGCGCGTCGATCCGCCTGATCACCGATGGCGATGTCGCCGGTGTGATCCACTGTGCCGAGGCCAAAACCGGCATCGACATGTATATGGGCTCTGGCGGCGCCCCAGAGGGCGTTTTGGCGGCCTCCGCGTTGAAATGCATGGGCGGTCAGATGTGGGGTCAGCTTTTGTTCCGCAACGACGACGAACGCGGCCGCGCCACCAAAGCCGGCATCACCGATTTCGACAAAATCTATTCGCGGGACGAACTGGTCACCGGCGATGTGATCTTTGCCGCAACTGGCGTGACTGATGGCTCTATCGTGTCAGGCATCAAACGCGAGCCGGGCTATTTGACCACAGAAACCATTCTGATGCGGTCCAAAACCGGCTCGGTGCGTCACATGACCTACCGCAACCCGATCTCGAACGCGCACCAGCTCTAA
- a CDS encoding ceramidase domain-containing protein yields MSIWQALNTPVDIYCERLDPSFWAEPLNALSNAAFPLVALLIWQMMRARGLISAMTAVLIGLCALIGLGSFLFHTFANRWSEWADTVPIWGFVGLYVYATLTTERGKSRRYKIIAATLISTATLAVLGLMATGETTDANATDPLNGTGQYAPALIALLVFAGASWRLHLPQTPWVLTAAATFLASLAFRTFDMAFCDSWPMGTHFMWHILNAAMIGFLLLARSVARPATSTR; encoded by the coding sequence ATGTCGATCTGGCAGGCGCTCAACACCCCTGTCGACATTTACTGCGAGCGGCTCGACCCGTCCTTTTGGGCCGAACCGCTCAACGCCCTGTCCAATGCCGCCTTTCCCCTCGTCGCCCTGCTGATCTGGCAGATGATGCGGGCGCGTGGGCTGATCTCAGCGATGACTGCGGTGTTGATCGGGCTCTGCGCGCTGATTGGGCTCGGCTCGTTTTTGTTTCACACCTTCGCCAATCGTTGGTCAGAATGGGCCGACACCGTGCCGATCTGGGGCTTTGTCGGGTTGTATGTCTATGCGACCCTGACCACGGAGCGCGGCAAATCCCGGCGCTATAAAATCATTGCGGCCACGTTAATTTCCACCGCCACCCTCGCCGTATTGGGTCTCATGGCCACCGGCGAAACCACCGATGCGAATGCCACCGATCCGCTCAATGGCACGGGTCAATATGCTCCCGCGCTGATCGCTTTGCTGGTCTTTGCCGGAGCATCATGGCGGTTGCATTTGCCGCAAACGCCCTGGGTCTTGACCGCCGCCGCGACCTTTCTTGCCTCTCTGGCATTTCGGACCTTTGATATGGCGTTTTGCGACTCGTGGCCCATGGGGACACATTTCATGTGGCATATCCTGAATGCGGCAATGATCGGTTTTTTACTCTTGGCCCGCTCTGTCGCCAGACCCGCCACATCGACGCGGTGA
- a CDS encoding homoserine dehydrogenase, with protein sequence MIKIIQRKANLLAQRTGRPIVVTAVCARSRDKDRGIDMSHYAWEDDPVALALRDDVDVFVELMGGSDGPAKAATEAALAAGKDVVTANKAMLALHGQDLALRAEAKGAVLRYEAAVAGGIPVIKALTEGLAGNRIERIVGVMNGTCNYILTRMENEGLSYDEVFAAAKALGYLEADPTLDVGGIDAGHKLALLAAIGFGTQVDFENMVLEGIERITIEDIHHAADMGFRIKLLGVAQMTGRGLEQRMTPCLVPATSPLGQLENATNMVVLEGDEVGQIVLRGAGAGMGPTASAVMSDVIDIARGVRIPTFGVPADVLEKSTPAVAATPAPYYLRMSLLDKPGALAKIAAALGDAGVSIDRMRQYGQEANPEVAPVLIVTDATSRKSLDVALEGMSQTGVLASEPVAIRIETV encoded by the coding sequence GTGATCAAAATCATCCAACGCAAAGCCAATCTTTTGGCCCAACGCACCGGGCGCCCTATCGTTGTCACCGCCGTCTGCGCCCGTTCGCGCGACAAGGATCGCGGCATCGACATGTCCCATTACGCTTGGGAAGACGATCCGGTCGCTTTGGCCCTGCGCGATGATGTGGATGTGTTTGTCGAATTGATGGGCGGTTCCGACGGCCCCGCCAAGGCTGCAACCGAGGCCGCTTTGGCGGCGGGCAAAGACGTGGTCACCGCCAACAAAGCCATGCTGGCGCTGCACGGCCAAGACCTTGCCCTGCGCGCCGAAGCCAAGGGCGCTGTGTTGCGCTATGAGGCGGCCGTCGCCGGTGGTATTCCAGTGATCAAGGCGCTGACCGAAGGCCTTGCGGGTAACCGCATCGAGCGCATCGTCGGCGTGATGAACGGCACCTGCAATTACATCCTGACGCGGATGGAAAACGAGGGCCTGTCCTATGACGAAGTCTTCGCCGCGGCCAAGGCGCTTGGCTATCTCGAAGCCGACCCGACGCTGGATGTGGGTGGCATCGACGCTGGTCACAAGCTGGCCTTGCTGGCCGCTATCGGCTTTGGCACGCAGGTCGATTTTGAGAACATGGTGCTAGAGGGCATCGAACGCATCACCATCGAAGACATTCACCACGCCGCCGACATGGGCTTTCGCATCAAACTTTTGGGCGTGGCACAGATGACCGGGCGCGGCCTTGAACAGCGCATGACACCTTGCCTTGTCCCCGCCACCTCACCTTTGGGTCAGTTGGAAAATGCCACCAATATGGTGGTGCTTGAGGGCGATGAGGTTGGGCAAATCGTGCTGCGCGGCGCAGGTGCGGGCATGGGCCCCACCGCCTCCGCCGTCATGTCCGATGTGATCGACATTGCGCGCGGTGTACGCATTCCGACCTTTGGCGTCCCCGCCGATGTGCTGGAAAAATCCACGCCTGCCGTCGCCGCAACCCCTGCGCCCTATTATTTGCGCATGTCCTTGCTCGACAAACCCGGCGCTTTGGCGAAAATCGCCGCCGCCTTGGGGGACGCAGGTGTGTCCATCGACCGGATGCGCCAATATGGCCAAGAGGCCAATCCAGAGGTCGCGCCCGTGTTGATCGTCACCGACGCCACCTCGCGCAAATCCTTGGATGTGGCATTGGAGGGCATGTCGCAAACCGGCGTTTTGGCCTCTGAACCGGTCGCGATCCGTATTGAAACGGTGTGA
- a CDS encoding TadE/TadG family type IV pilus assembly protein, with product MTSLRTHLLSFARRYQRDDQGTWSVEAVIMTPLILFSLVFCYTFFTAFQAKSEANKANYTISDYLSRQTDPVTPTFLNGTADLYRFLNNSGNIDMRVSEVKFSVDSDGNGTYSLVWSYAVGNFSALTGDSLSGVENRLPLLANGEEVLLVETVRNWAPLFDVGLGAQLSFADTITTKPRFATQVLFDDGTTSSGSSNTDTTDDPNMDQGSGTRKYNRYYY from the coding sequence ATGACATCCTTGCGCACTCATCTGCTGTCTTTTGCCCGTCGCTACCAACGCGACGACCAAGGCACATGGTCTGTCGAAGCCGTGATCATGACCCCGTTGATCCTATTCTCATTGGTGTTTTGTTACACGTTCTTCACCGCGTTTCAGGCCAAATCAGAGGCCAACAAAGCCAATTATACGATCTCTGATTACCTCTCGCGGCAAACCGACCCGGTCACCCCGACCTTTCTCAATGGGACGGCGGATCTCTATCGTTTTCTCAACAACTCCGGCAACATCGACATGCGTGTCTCTGAGGTCAAGTTTTCGGTCGACAGCGATGGCAACGGGACCTACAGCCTCGTGTGGTCCTACGCCGTGGGCAATTTCTCGGCATTGACCGGGGATAGCCTGTCTGGCGTCGAAAACCGCCTACCGCTTTTGGCGAATGGGGAAGAGGTGCTTTTGGTCGAAACCGTGCGCAACTGGGCGCCACTGTTCGATGTGGGCTTGGGCGCACAATTGTCTTTTGCCGACACAATCACCACCAAACCCCGCTTTGCAACACAGGTTTTGTTTGATGACGGCACGACATCTTCGGGGTCGTCAAACACAGACACCACCGACGATCCCAACATGGATCAAGGCAGCGGCACGCGCAAATATAATAGATATTATTATTGA
- a CDS encoding TadE/TadG family type IV pilus assembly protein, giving the protein MSALSALRRLSRRYRRGETGSSTIEFVIVFPVFAFLMMGSYEIGYYTVSSSMLDRGLDLAVRDIRLGTASNVTLSSLKTAVCTYARYVRKCEDNLHIALEPVDANNFVRPAYIAECIDRNQNITPATTFSDGGENELMLVRACVNVDPIFPTTWLGAALEGTPGSGYAMVSTAGFVNEPNT; this is encoded by the coding sequence ATGAGTGCTTTATCCGCCCTAAGACGCCTGTCGCGGCGCTATCGTCGCGGCGAAACTGGCAGCTCGACAATCGAATTTGTCATCGTCTTTCCGGTGTTCGCGTTCCTGATGATGGGCAGCTATGAGATCGGGTATTACACGGTCTCCTCCTCCATGCTGGACCGGGGGCTTGACCTTGCTGTGCGCGATATCCGTCTTGGCACAGCCTCAAATGTCACGCTGTCATCGCTCAAGACGGCGGTTTGCACCTATGCGCGCTATGTCCGCAAGTGTGAAGACAACCTGCACATCGCACTTGAACCCGTGGATGCAAATAATTTTGTGCGCCCCGCCTATATCGCGGAGTGCATTGACAGGAACCAAAACATCACCCCCGCAACCACGTTTAGTGACGGCGGTGAAAATGAACTGATGCTTGTGCGCGCTTGTGTGAACGTCGATCCGATTTTCCCAACCACTTGGCTTGGGGCCGCTTTGGAAGGCACGCCGGGCTCTGGCTATGCGATGGTGTCCACCGCAGGCTTCGTCAACGAACCCAACACATGA